One genomic region from Oncorhynchus keta strain PuntledgeMale-10-30-2019 unplaced genomic scaffold, Oket_V2 Un_scaffold_180_pilon_pilon, whole genome shotgun sequence encodes:
- the LOC127927851 gene encoding tetraspanin-8-like: MAKLNSCFQRLFVFFNLLFAIVGGVIIGLGLLGQFAYNDSTSEFENQTKGFLVMYLVGGITMAMSLLGAHGAHREKRIPLIVFLVACFICCFGLLRLAVPTAMYRPEMMQIVEEKFREGLPLNEASPDVRQFTERIQLNLKCCGLFSYTDWGNNVPDSCLCQGEEDQMEGTCLNIPYRLLFFSEFRMTGHQKLIYKQTCFPILEGYLAKALDILLGVSFGFAALALLGAVMSAVLLAQLRSSTGAVPVVFSVSSSKFGFSSHPPKYTELYNEPEKPEK; encoded by the exons ATGGCTAAACTTAATAGCTGTTTCCAACGGCTTTTTGTCTTCTTCAACCTGCTGTTTGCG ATCGTTGGAGGTGTGATTATCGGCCTGGGACTTCTGGGTCAATTCGCCTACAATGACAGCACTTCAGAG TTTGAGAACCAGACCAAAGGGTTTCTGGTGATGTATCTGGTAGGAGGCATCACCATGGCCATGTCTCTGCTCGGGGCGCACGgagcacacagagagaagagaattCCCCTGATCGTG TTTCTGGTGGCCTGTTTTATTTGCTGCTTCGGCCTCCTGCGTCTGGCGGTGCCCACAGCCATGTACCGTCCTGAG ATGATGCAGATCGTGGAGGAGAAGTTCCGTGAGGGCCTGCCTCTGAACGAAGCCTCCCCTGATGTTAGACAGTTCACTGAGAGGATTCAGCTGAAT TTGAAGTGCTGTGGGCTGTTCAGTTACACAGACTGGGGCAACAACGTCcctgactcctgtctctgtcAGGGGGAGGAAGATCAGATGGAGGGTACATGCCTGAACATTCCATACCGG TTGTTGTTCTTTTCAGAGTTCAGGATGACTGGACACCAGAAGCTGATCTACAAACAG acctgcttccccatcCTCGAGGGCTACCTGGCTAAAGCTCTGGACATCCTGTTGGGCGTTTCCTTCGGATTCGCTGCTCTGGCT CTCCTGGGAGCGGTGATGTCTGCCGTCCTGCTGGCTCAGCTGAGGAGCTCTACCGGAGCGGTTCCTGTGGTGTTCAGTGTCAGCTCATCCAAGTTCGGCTTCAGTTCCCACCCACCCAAGTACACCGAGCTTTACAACGAGCCTGAGAAGCCTGAGAAGTGA